Below is a window of Melospiza georgiana isolate bMelGeo1 chromosome 18, bMelGeo1.pri, whole genome shotgun sequence DNA.
GGGTGAGCTGCCTCATGCTGGACTGTCAGAACCTGAAAAGTAGGATTAGCAAGTTGCCAAGTTAATATTAAGGAGCTGGAATATTTCCTGTGCCTGTCTCTGCTGGTCATGTTCTACAACAGCCTTCAGTTCTGGCTCAGGCTCTCTTCTGCAGAAGTTTAACTTAGCAAAGCAGACTGCTTTTAATGTGCACCTGACTGTTCTGCCTGAAATTGAATATACACCAGAGCTGATATGTGGAGGAGAGATATTTGAAAACACCAGACACATTGATTGggctttgtgtgtttgtttccaTTCTTGCAGATGATGCAGAATTTGCTGCTGGAAGAAGGAGGCCTGGTGCAAGTGGAGAGTGTGAATCTGCAAGTTGCTACTTATTCAAAATTCCAGCCACAAAGCCCAGATTTTCTTGACATCACCAATCCCAAAGCTGTGTATCCTTCCCATTCAATTATggaataagggaaaaaaatgtcttcCAAATTGGAATGATGAAACAGAGCGAGCTTTTCATGTGTGGCTCATACACTTGCTGTAGTCCatggccagtgctgctgctcctgcaaacAAAAGGGATGGGGAGCTGATGTGCAGGCTGTTTAACCAGGGAGAGGCTGGTGATGTGCTCTGAAGAAGGAGTGTTGTCTTAAAATCCAATGAGTTTTGAGTGTCCCTTTGAAGAACTTATACATCCTAACATTTCCTAAAATCCTGTCTGCAGTAGTGATGACTTTTAAACCATGTTTGAGAAACTAAGGATTAGAGATCTACAGTATGGTGACTTTAAGGCTTTGATGTTCtactgaaaacaaatatttcatcTTAACATACTCCAAAGACTGGAAAATGCATTGAGGAACTTTGCCTGTCTAACTACTGGGGATGTGATTGCCATCAACTACAATGAAAAGGTACAGTGTAGGGTTGAGGGCTGTAGGCTAAGTTCAGTTGTTGGATGTTGGTACTAAAACAATCgacccagagctgtgcagtgtTTGGACAAGGAATCCCACATGGCAGATTTCACAGTTGGCTTTCTATTGGAGTGAAAATGGAGTCAGCTAAGtctttttctgagctgctgtttAAGTTTCTTTGGActcacaagaaaataaatgtttgtgcTGTTGAAGGTTTTACAAGTCAAAGGAAAGAATTTATCCTAAATTCAGAATTTGTTTTCAGAATTACAGGTTAAAGTACAGTAAGAGTGCAGCAAGGTTCAGTAAGGTGTACAGAAGCCAGAGAGGCTTCTAAGTTAAAAACTTTTGCTTTTCAATTCTCTAGAGACCCTGCAGTATCGAGTCCTCAACCTAAAGAATACTTCCTTCAGGTCTGGAGGGAAAGGTTTGATGTGCTCTCCTTACACACAATGCAATCTTCAAATGCCTCTGTCTGTTTCAGATCTATGAGCTTCGGGTGATGGAGACCAAACCAGATAAGGCTGTGTCCATCATAGAGTGTGACATGAATGTAAGTCAAAGCTGATGGGGAAAgtctgccctggctgtgtcccccaAGAGGAGAGGGCACCTGAgcagtgacagctctgcacacccagcccagctggtgctgcaaGAAAGGTGCAATCCCTGGGGTAGGGAAGGTGACTCACTTGGGAGTGCTCTTGTGCCTTGGTAACCCCATCTGTGATCCTGATTGGCACTTCATGTACATCAGGTGACTGCAGAGCTCAGAATTTAATGTTTAGCTTTGGCATGTTTCATCTGAGTTTTATTTAATAGCCTTGTCTTTACTCACACTCCAGTGATAGTGTGGAGCTGTTTTACTGCTCTGTTTCCATTTCATGCTAAGGTTAATTTCTAGGAGGCTTGGTCTTTTTTTACTTCTGAGTTAAAATGTTTAACAACCAAACCTTAGTTCTTTTTAGATCAAATGTAGTGATAATTGTTCATGGAGTTTTGAAGAATAGTAGTATAAAGCttatgatttaaagaaaaatattaatcatAGGTTTTTTTCATGCTTCTTGTGTAAATAGGTGGATTTTGATGCTCCTTTGGGATACAAAGAACCAGAAAGAAGTGCACAACATGAAGAGTCTGCAGTATGTTAAACTTTTGTTCTTGCAAAGTGCATTCCCTAGAAGTCACTATTGATTGTGGGAGGAGGGCCAacatacatttttttatttaaacaagtTCTTAGGGGGAAATTTTACTTACCAGAAGCTTTTGCATGTGTTATTTAGGGGACTGCTGTTTACCAACTGATGTTTTGGGAGAGTGATTGTTCTGAAGTTTTGTTTGGTCAGAAATACTTGGAACTGTTTTCATGTCATGTGCATGTGAGAACAGAGACAAAAtgaatttgttttttccctctcaggATGTGGAGACAGACCACAGTGGATATGTGAGCGATATAGGATTTCGTGTAAGTGCCCTGTTTCTGCTGGTTTCTGAATGCTGTAAAATGGTGAGGGAAAGTTGTGCTGAACAACTGCAAAATATTGGTACCTGTTCTTAGAGATGCTTGTCATTTAACTGGCAAGTGCCTGGGACTGTTCTGTGTGATCACAGCCAGGTGCAGCATGACTTGCTCTCTGCAAAGGGCAGATGGGAGACTGAGATAGACCCCTAGACCCACAATTCATCAGCTTCTATATACCAAAAAGAAGCatgctgaattaaaaaaaaactaaataaaaattgctgtaaGATTTTATAGATAAAACATCCTTGTGCAGTGGGCTTTCAAATGCCAGGAGTTCAATGAAAACTGGTTTTGTATCCACAGGCATTCTCTGGATCTGGGAACAGATTGGATGGCAAGAAGAAAGGTGTGGAGCCCAGTCCCTCACCAATTAAACCAGGGGACATCCGAAGGTATGTCTGCATCATTCCCTTGTAAACTAGTGCAGGATCAGTGTTTGAAcagagtttggtttttttccctgctcctgcaatATAAACAAACTCATTTTGTCATGAGTTTGCCTTAGAAAATAGACTTTCTTATCCACAGGCTAATGGAAACATGCCTGTGGCCAACCTTCCACAACAACTCCAGTATTTGATTATTTGcttcttcagaaaataattcagtggTTTAACTCTGGAGCTatttagaaatgaaaatgtgtaGTCAGTGTTGGTGTTACACTGACAGACACAGAAGAGCTCTCTCTGTGTCAAATTCAACAGTATATAAACATAATATTTTTGTGCTTCTTTTCCAGAGGAATTCCCAACTATGACTTCAAGATCGGTAGAATCACGTTCATTAGGAATTCACGTCCACTGGTCAAGAAGGTGGAAGAGGTAAATAAAGTTGAATCCTCCCCAGTTTTGCACAGAATCAGGACATTAGAACTTAGATCCAAGTTTGTGgtccctctctctttccccttgTTTTTTATACAGCATGCTTCCTTTGAAAAGTAGCTGTTTAGAATGGTTTGAGTCACATGAAGCAGCCTCTGATGTCCTTGTTACTGATGGAAGGAGATTGGCCTGGTGTCAGTTTATTCAGCCAGTTGGCTGAAAGGTCACCAAAATGCTGCTACtttattttcaggaagaaaGCTATTTTTATCTACATTAGGGATGTGAAATGTCTACAGTCAGTGGCTGCTCTGATGGAGTATTCTTGCTAACAATTGTTCAGCTTTCATCACACACAAGCAGTGAGCCAAGAGGTAaaaccttttttccctttcttttcccaggATGAGTCTGGAAGCCGCTTTATTGCCTTTTCAGGAGAGGGGCAGTCCCTGCgcaagaaaggaagaaagccCTAAGCTGTGGTACCTTCAGCTAGttagggggaaaataaaataacagttGCAGCATCTTGGATCTTAATAATTGCAGTTGAGAGATCGTTTTACAACACAGGAGCACTTAATAGGTGTTTTGGCTTCATGTTTAGAGCTGGAGCTGTCAGTTCTGGGAATTTGGAAGAAGCTTTTTGTATGCGTTGTAGAGAGGGGAACACAGATCTCTGGTAAACCTGAGAAGCAAAACTAACAAGCTCTACCTTACTAAGGGTCTGGTTCTTAGACTACATCTTCCCCACATCTCCTGAGTGATGATGATCTCATGTTGCTCTGTGCTTGGTATTTTCCTCCCTTTATATGTATTTTGCCACAATTTCAGATCAGCTTTTTGGTGTGGTGCAAATGAAGGGTGACTTTGGTGTTTAGGATTTTAGTGCAGGGAGTCTCTTTGAGCTTAGCTTCAGGTGTTGGGTTATTAATCATTCTAAGCAAACCCCCTGTAACtgctttttatatttataattaataaCATGCCTTTTAATAGTTCAGATACTATAACGTAGCGTAGCAATCTCTTGGCACATGTAGGGAGAGGAGGGACCCATCTGCACTGCCCGGTGCCGCTTTGGAATGGTGCGAGCGTATCCTGTGCGCCCTCTCGTCTGCCGGCGAGCGTACCGGGGTGCAACCCTGCGCTCTCCTGCGAGCCCGAGTAAAGTTCCTCGTTCCCAGCTGCGTGCCCGTGTGGTGATTTGGGACCGACCGAGGGCCGGGGGATTTTCGGACcggccgggggctgcggggcgaCCCCAGCGCCTCCCCGGGCAGCGCCCGAGCTTGCGGCCTGCGCTGGTCCCGTGCGCCAGCCGCGCAGCCATTGgctgccgggccggggccgctctGTGCCGCCCCTCGCCATTGGCTGTCGGGGCAGAGCCGCCCCTCGCCATTGGCTGCCGGGACAGAGCCGCCCCTCGCCATTGGCTGTCGGGCCGTGGCCGCTCTGTGCCGCCCCTCGCCGTTGgctgccgggccggggccgTTCTATGCCGCTTCTCCCCATTGGCTGCGGGTGGCTCCGTAGGCGCGGTGGCCACTGGCGGCGGCAGCATGGAGGGCACGGGCAGCTCCTGGAGGGtgagcgggagcggggccggggagcACCGGGATCGGGGGCGGGCGGGTGGCGGGACTCGGTTCAGCCCGGCCATGTCCGTCCGCAGCCGCCGCGCTCGTGCGAGGATTACTGGGGGGAGTGGAAGCATTGCCGCGGGCTGCGCCACGCCTTCCACCACTACTACGCGCACGGGGAGCTGCCGGAGTGCGGCCGCTGGCGGGAGGACTACGAGGCCTGCCGAGCCTGGGAGAGGGACCGCTCCCCCGCCGCGCAGGtaccggccccgctcccggccccgctcctgcTACCGGCCCCGGCCTCCCGGGGCTCTCTAGGCCggggctgctggcactgaaGCCCCGCAGCCGCGGGGGTTGGGGAGGGTTTGGAAATGCCGGAGGTGGGTCGCGTTGTCTTAAAATCCAGTGAAGGACCCAGGAAGTGTTTTCAGCTGTGAAAGCTCTTGATTTCTGTTACGCTGACATTTCCTTCCTGAAAGAGAAATCCGCCACCTTACAGAGCAAAGGCATTGCTGGTGTGTCTGGAAATGCCCCCGGCTCCAGCCCGCGGACACGGGACACCACCAGCCCTGCAGCgcaggctccagcccagctcctccctcccgCCAGCCAGGACAGCCTCTGGCGAGTTTCCTTTGTAACTTAGGAGCCAGAggcaaaatataaatattatttagtTAAAAACTTGTATTCTGGCTTACTTAGATAACATTTAGCACTTCTGCTTAAGCAtgataaatatttattcttttatctCAGATGTTCACGGCAGGAAATCAACTCTGTATGACTGGAACATCCAACACtattactgaaatattttttttcctgtatttcaggAAGCTTTGTGCAAGAGTGAAAGAGCTCGAGTtatggaaaaacagaaatatgcTCCAGTGTGGAAGCTCAGGAAGAGCCCGCCATCTGACTGGTATCTACCACTTGACCACGACAAATCAAATTAACAAGActgttttctgtgtttggtCAGTAACATAATACACAATTCAGAattatgcaatttttttcccttctgcatcATCTTGAAGTTATTCAACTGTACCTCTGCCCTACAATACTTTAGCACTCACtcaaaaattctgaaattttatttaaacactgaatatttttaaaaggagatTTGAGGTGCTTAATTTGGTTGTGGTCTTTTACTGTTGATTTACATAGCAAGATTTCATTTCAGCGGGCACTTTTCCATTAATGCATACATGCTCTAGCTATGAGGGCCTCTTGCCCTACCAGCTGGCATTGAGCACTTCTGGAACAAGGTACCCACCCCAGACCTGccaaatggggaaaaaaaaccaactagCTAGGACTCTTCCTTGCTGGCTCAGGACAATCCCAAATACTGGCATTTAGAGGACATTTCTCAGAATCAGGGTTGTGGTGGTTGAAGAGCTTCTCACCTGTGGGCTGCACACCCTGGAACTGCTCTCCAGtggtgctgtgtgctgtgggacTACTCAGAACTACTCAAAAATAAAGGTTTAAACGAATGTAGTGAGAGATCTGGTTTGTATTGGGGCAAACTCACAGAAGCATAGTTACAACAGTTACATGGCAATataagaaaattttttaaaaattggctTTGCTACGATTTAAGGTCAAGTAGCTTTGCTAGGTGGATCATCATTAAAACACAGAGATacttcatttattattttacagtCACATCCTGCAGTGTTGTAACCTGCAGGAAAAATTGTTTATTACTCCATTCTTCCTCCAGTCACTGAGCACCTCCTGGCACTGAAGCAGGAGCTCCCCTGTCACTGTGTGTACACCTTGGTGATGTCCACACACTTCCCCTCGGGGGGATCGTAGCCAGGAAGGGGAGGGGTGTAAGTGGGCCCCTCCCTCTCGAAGGGGAAGAGCCCCTCGTCCCTCAGGATCGCTGCCTGGTACAGCTCCTCAgattccagctgcagctccctcagaGCCTCCTGCTGAGATTCTACCAGGGCTTgaattgctttcttttctgcctcATCTTGTTTCTGCTTAAACAAACACCACTTCTTCAGAAGTAAAACTCTTCTTTCAGACTCTTCAGGAGACAGAGCGGGAAGACTGCGCACCCTGATGAAGAGAAGGGTGACACTGTAATGGAGAAACAGCCTGACTCCAAAGACCAgactaagaaaaacaaaatgccaaaaccaaaaatcccaccACCAGGCAAAAACCCCCCTCCAAACCCAGAGAATACACTGAATTCACTAATAATTTAGTCAGTCTATGAGGTCTCCCAGTCACTCTAACAGGAAATGCACtgttcttcattatttttagcaagaacaaatatttcctttgcaCATTTTTGTCCTGATGGAGGTGGGCAAGGTTTTGTACCAAGGCTGGCACTGTGTTGCAGTTGTGCAGAAGGAGAAATTCACTGTGAGTGCAGGTGAAAGGCAGCCCTACAGACCTGTTGTTCTCTGTGTACTTCAGTGGGGTTATAAAATCCTCAATTGGAATCAGTTCTGGGGCAGCTTTTTCCAACTTTTTAAGCTTTTTCTTCATACGCTCCTTCTGTGCTTGCTCTTTCTTCACAtccactttctttttcttctttggttGTGCTCTGCAAGgtaaatattaaatgaaaagaGATTTTGTCCTTTCATTCAACACCAGCaactttcacttttttttccattgtttaATTTGTCTTGACACAAGTTCCAGCCATTAGCTTTATTCAAGTAATGTAATTTCCAGTGACATTTCTGCAGAGAGAACTGTAACTGCCTGGGAAAAGCAATTTTGTGCTGAACATCAGAATGACCTGGGGAAGTTCCACAAAAAATTGAATTAGAATTGTTTTAACTGGCTTAGAGTGCAGCATTGCAGGTTTATCATACAAGTGGCTTGTGCTGGAAAGGATCTTAAACCTCACATGGTTCTcatctcctgccatgggcagggaaacctttcactagaccaggttgctccaagccttatccaacctggccttgaacaaaTATTCCTCTTATTTCACATTAAAGAAGACCTCAAGTGGTTTTATACATGCTTCTGAAATTTCTGCATTTGGAGCCAAGTTCAGGCTGTAGATATTACATCTTCATGCAGATCTGAGATATCATGGCACACTCCACAAACACAAATTGACCCTCATTCCTGCCTGGCAGGCTAAATAAACAACATTTATGGTGTGAAACAGCCCCTCTCCTAAGAGCTACCTGGGTATTTTAAATCAAGCTgcatcaaaacaaaacacaggcaCTGAAATGTGGCACAGAAATACACATGGGCTGCCTCTGCCTTCACAGCCAAGTGTTTCTGGTTCAGCCAGGCTTTCCCTGGTGTTGCCCAGCAGGGAATTCTGGAGCACTGCATAAATCCCAACATTTCCAGCTATGGTTGTGCTACCCACAAGCACAAAGTGGTAACTGTATCACCTCTGAACTCTCACAGAGACCAACAGTTTCCAACTGCTCTGGCATATAGAGACTTAAACATGTACAGTTAAAGGTTAAATGTGGACTTGGGAGAATTTGTGTTGATGAGAACACTTCTGTGTGACTCCAAGAAAGCTGCACTCACCTCACAGGGAGGGATGTCCTGAACCCCAGCAATGAGCTCTGCCAGTGACTCCCTCGGAGCGGGACGCTCTggggcagccaggagctgcaggaggaaaagcaacaCGAGAATTGAGGAGGAACTGACTCGGGTGTCCTTGATTTTGCACAAGAGCTGCTTGTTATTCACATTTTACAGTGATGAGATTTGAACCATCTCTGGCCACTTCATTCATGGCAGGACACAGCGTTTGCCTAGAGATGATCTCAAACTCTTGAGCTGGGTAACCGATCCCACATACGGACAGGTCGGTGTGAGCCCGCCAGGGTACCGAGGGGTGACGGAGATGCAGGTTTTGCATAGGTTAAAGCAGTTTTAGTTTTAAGCTCTGACAATGACCCCTCTGAGGAGCTGGTATGGGAGAGGTCAGAC
It encodes the following:
- the UFD1 gene encoding ubiquitin recognition factor in ER-associated degradation protein 1 isoform X1 yields the protein MFSFNMFDHPIPRVFQNRFSTQYRCFSVSMLAGPNDRSDVEKGGKIIMPPSALDQLSRLNITYPMLFKLTNKNSDRMTHCGVLEFVADEGICYLPHWMMQNLLLEEGGLVQVESVNLQVATYSKFQPQSPDFLDITNPKAVLENALRNFACLTTGDVIAINYNEKIYELRVMETKPDKAVSIIECDMNVDFDAPLGYKEPERSAQHEESADVETDHSGYVSDIGFRAFSGSGNRLDGKKKGVEPSPSPIKPGDIRRGIPNYDFKIGRITFIRNSRPLVKKVEEDESGSRFIAFSGEGQSLRKKGRKP
- the UFD1 gene encoding ubiquitin recognition factor in ER-associated degradation protein 1 isoform X2, encoding MTVIMPPSALDQLSRLNITYPMLFKLTNKNSDRMTHCGVLEFVADEGICYLPHWMMQNLLLEEGGLVQVESVNLQVATYSKFQPQSPDFLDITNPKAVLENALRNFACLTTGDVIAINYNEKIYELRVMETKPDKAVSIIECDMNVDFDAPLGYKEPERSAQHEESADVETDHSGYVSDIGFRAFSGSGNRLDGKKKGVEPSPSPIKPGDIRRGIPNYDFKIGRITFIRNSRPLVKKVEEDESGSRFIAFSGEGQSLRKKGRKP
- the C18H22orf39 gene encoding UPF0545 protein C22orf39 homolog, translating into MEGTGSSWRPPRSCEDYWGEWKHCRGLRHAFHHYYAHGELPECGRWREDYEACRAWERDRSPAAQEALCKSERARVMEKQKYAPVWKLRKSPPSDWYLPLDHDKSN
- the MRPL40 gene encoding large ribosomal subunit protein mL40, producing MWAAAAARGLRGARLSSWLPQSVPLRGSHWQSSLLGFRTSLPVRAQPKKKKKVDVKKEQAQKERMKKKLKKLEKAAPELIPIEDFITPLKYTENNRVRSLPALSPEESERRVLLLKKWCLFKQKQDEAEKKAIQALVESQQEALRELQLESEELYQAAILRDEGLFPFEREGPTYTPPLPGYDPPEGKCVDITKVYTQ